The Posidoniimonas polymericola genome includes the window CAGCAGGCCCAGGCAAGCGCAGATGTGCAGGCCGTACTTCTCCTTGATCTCGGGGACGATCGTCTCGACCGCCTTCATCTCCCGCTCGTTGGGGCCGCGGGCAGAGATCACGATGCAGTACGTGCGGGCGTCGCGTTCCTTAGCGACCCGGGCGCCGTCCAGCAGCTTCTCGCGGTTGAGGATGTTGTACTTGGGGATCTCGGCCTCGCTCTCCTTGGACTGCGAGCAGTAGCTGCAGTCCTCCGGGCACAGGCCGCTCTTGGCGTTCATCAGCAGGTACAGCTGCACCTGGTTGCCAAAATAGTGGCGCCGCACCCGGTACGCCGCGTCCAGCAGGCTCAGCAGCTCGCTGTCGGGACACGTCAGGACCTCGGCGGCCTGCTCGGCGGTCAGCGGATTTCCGGCCAACACCTGGTCAGCAAACGACTGCCAGCGGCCCCCCTCAATGGTTCCGTTGGTCGAAGGGCAATCAAGCGTTTCGGACATCTCAGCTCCGTGGTTCATACCGGGTTAGCCCAACATTATCCCGAGCCCTACCGCCCGCTGGCAAGACCCAACCGCCGCCGTCCTCCCGCAACGACTTCTGACTACTTTTGTCCCCAATTCCGACATCCGTTTGTAGGGACAAAAGTCGGCTGCCATTTCGTCCGCCGGGGGCGGTTTCAGTCTGACATAGCAGTGTCTGCGGTTTTTCACTTCGCGTGAGACAATCGACTTTTGCCCCTTTCTGCTCGTTCGATGGGACAAAACTGCCGCCCAGCGACTGACTTCCAGGCAGCGGGCTCCTGAGCAAGCCCTGTGGTGGCGCCACCGACGTCGATTTCGCAGCGCCGTAGCGGCCGAGCTCACGGCCCACTGCGGGCTCCAAGAATCCAGCGTGCCCCTATTGGACCACCCCGGGGGGCTCTTTTCAGTAAGGAAACGGGGCAGCAGGCGAGAAACGCCTGGTCGCCGACTCCCGCCGGGGCGGCGGTTGAAGTAGCCCTCCGCGGCCTGGTGCGTCACAATGGAGACTCACACCGCCTCTATTGATAACCCTATGCACCACTTTGTCCGCGTCGGCCTGCACGGAGATGTCGGCCGCTTCCGCTCGACCGACAGCGCCCGCTACCAGCGGGGGCGGCGGGTGATCGTACGCACCAGCCGCGGGCTAGAGACCGGCGAGGTGCTGAGCGTCGCCGAGTCGGCAGAGAGCCAACCCGACGGCGACCTGCTGCGGGCGATGACCAGCCAGGACCACCTGCTGGCCGAGCGGCTCGAGCAACGCCGCGGCGAGGCCTACGACGCCTGCGTCCGGCTGCTGGCCGAGCGGCGCCTGCAGGCCGTGCTGATGGACGTCGAGCACCTGTTCGACGGCCAGGGACTGTACTTCCACTTCCTGGGCGATGTGCCCCCCGAGGTCGAGGCCCTCACCGCCGAGCTCTCGGAGGCCTACGAGGCCAAGGCCCAGATCGGCCGCTTCGCCGAAACCCTGTCGGAGGGCTGCGGCCCCGGCTGCGGCACCGAAGAAGCCAAGGGCCAAGGCGGCTGCGACTCGTGCGCGGGGTGTGCGGTGGCGAGTGCTTGTAAGAAGTAGAATGGGGACGGACGGAATCGCCGGTAGGTTGCGGCCCAGCCGCCGTGTTTCTGACCTGAATGCGAGTTCTCCGTGCGTTACTCATGGCGAAGTGCGTTGCTCCTCATGACCGCCGCTTCATTGGTGGCAGCCGCGGTTGCAACACTGCCCGAGGAAACTCTGGGCAAGTTACTAGCGAGTATTCTCATAGTCCTCCCGATCCTGAGCTCTACCGCAATTGCAGTCGCCATCTATCCACGCCTTGACGGTCTCGTTCGCCGAACAACCGTCGCATGTGCACTAGGAATGGCTTGCGTGATCGCCCTCGGATTGACAATCACTCACCGGCCGCCAGACGGCTACGCTGTGCTTGGGCTTCTTGGAGTGGTGGGAGTTTGGATTCCGCAACTTGGACTTGTTGCCCTTCTGGCGTGGGTCCGCCGGGATCAGTTGATAGAACAAGAACGCGACGAAACATAACAGGTCAACGTGCGACGCTAGTGGTTCCAAGGACTTACATGCTCTCATTGGCCAACGGCCAATCCCACCGTAGCCTAGGGCAACGCCCTAGGATGGGATACCCGGCAGAGTCCGTTGGCTGAAGGCCAACCTCAACCCACGGGCAACATTGAGATTGGCCTTCAGCCAATGGGCCTGGATTTCGCCCACGCAGCTAGGGCGTTGCCCCAGGCTACGGTGAGGTTGGGCGTTGCCCAACGACACACTTGGCGCTGCAATCCTCTAGGCGTTCGCCATCGCTGCCCCGGGACGACGTCATCAAATAGCTCCCTAACCGTCCTCAATTTGCTCTGCTGCGTGTGGCATCTCGCCCAGAAACCGGCTTGCTTGCATTGGCGACCGGCAAAGCGCAAGATCCATGCGGCCGGCCGTCTGCCGTGTCGCCACGGCCCGCCAGTTTTGCCTGCCTCTTTGGTTCCTACCTCTTGGAGAACGCTAATGCGTTACCTTCTACGCTCCTTTGCTGCGCTCGTCTGCGTGGCTGCTGCGGCTACCTCTTCCGCCACCCCGACGCTGCAGTTTGCCAACGACACCGGCTCCAGCGTGACGCTGCAGGTCGTAACCGATGACTCTAGCTCGATCGGCGCCGAAGTCGCCATCGAGATCAATGCCGGCCCCACCCTGGAATTGACCGGCGCGACGGTGAACACGGCGTTCTGGGACTACGCCAACCCAGGCGATAATCCTTTCATTCCAGGCGCACCGGTTGGCGGCGACTCCTTCGGTCTGTGGACGGACTTTGCACTCGGTCAGGTCTTCGCCGCTTTTGGCTCCGGGTTCAACCCGATGGGCGTGCATGACTTCATCACCATCGACTACACCGGGTCGGGCTCGCTCATGGCCGAGGGTTTCCTCGCACAAAACGGGGTCCTCGGGGCCATTCAAACCGCGAATGTCGACCTCGTCGGCGTCCCCGAACCGGCCGCCCTGGCACTGGGCCTGCTGCCATTCGTCGCGCTCGCCGGGCGTCGCAACCGCCGCTAGGGAAGCAACCGCTCGCAGAACCTAGTTCGTTACCTCCACAGCCCAAGGGCCGCGCACGGCGTAGCCTCTGGGCTTTTTTCGTGCTTCGCACTCGCTGCTGCCGAACGGTCGCCCGTGGTAGAGTAGCGGCATCATGCCCAACGAAATCATCACGCCTGTCCCGCCCGGATCCGACCTGTACGCGCTCGCCCTCCGGCTGCGGCGGGAGGTGTTCGTGCACGAGCAGCAGGTGCCGGCCGAGCTGGAGTACGACCATCACGACCTCACTGCGCGGCACTTCGTCTCGCTGGTCGAGGGCGATGTGGTCGCCACGCTGCGGGTGATCCTGCTCGACGAGCACGACAAGATCTCCCGGTTCGCGGTGCGGCGGTCGTTCCGCGGCCGCGGCGTCGGCCGGCGGCTGCTCGAGCACGTGATCGCGATGCTGGCGGCCGAGGGCCGCACGCGGCAGTCCCTCGAGGCGCAGGTCTCGGCGATTGGCTTCTACGAGCGGCTCGGCTTCACGGCCTACGGCGAGGTCTACCAGGACGCCGGGATCGACCACCGGCGGATGGTGAACTACCCGCGTGAGGAAAGATGACCTATCTATTTGACGTGTGCCCGCGATTGCCCGGCCGGAGTGGCCTCGCAAGCCCTAGAAGATCAATTCAATGCCTGTATCCGCAGTGTTGACTTTCCAGAGTGGGGAGACGCCCGGTCACGACGCGCCTCGGTCGGTCGATCCAGGAGGCAAGTACACCTTCGGGGACAACTTTCCCAAGATGATCGACCAACTTGATGAGTCAGCCCGCCAGCTAGGCGTCCCGGAGCCCAGCTCGTTCATCTGGTACAACCCC containing:
- a CDS encoding PSP1 C-terminal domain-containing protein translates to MHHFVRVGLHGDVGRFRSTDSARYQRGRRVIVRTSRGLETGEVLSVAESAESQPDGDLLRAMTSQDHLLAERLEQRRGEAYDACVRLLAERRLQAVLMDVEHLFDGQGLYFHFLGDVPPEVEALTAELSEAYEAKAQIGRFAETLSEGCGPGCGTEEAKGQGGCDSCAGCAVASACKK
- a CDS encoding GNAT family N-acetyltransferase, producing MPNEIITPVPPGSDLYALALRLRREVFVHEQQVPAELEYDHHDLTARHFVSLVEGDVVATLRVILLDEHDKISRFAVRRSFRGRGVGRRLLEHVIAMLAAEGRTRQSLEAQVSAIGFYERLGFTAYGEVYQDAGIDHRRMVNYPREER